Proteins co-encoded in one Diprion similis isolate iyDipSimi1 chromosome 13, iyDipSimi1.1, whole genome shotgun sequence genomic window:
- the LOC124413793 gene encoding bromodomain adjacent to zinc finger domain protein 1A isoform X2, with protein MPLLRKKLFHKLHVSSDFRDDDEVFHCEATNEIFKDYNEFCERIILCNSLVWSCSITGKPNFTYQEALLSEENARKSLKEFPMELRIPILYLASKTNRTSLNEMVEDVYQFARDRYFVGEMVEASFTEDSWCECHVLQVIEPTKQQINSYAKDNNSMLERQYQPPAKLFRYEVEQFDCGGDTDVSQLMIVEASQVRRRKQHYSRERNKIFLRQLCEQGENGIWMVKESVLQKYGIHKTRFDTIFAGPMPDFSPRLKKPVKHKQESIAKFLTPDISKHRVFDKPDPLKKINDSGMISKKSKKQKMNGKFKEDLKAKALEEKARLKEARLEERGRKKEEKQKLAAYMKEWNKPREDLECEDLRQIPDPTPVKCFIPNDKFGDFVMILEFLQYFYEELEVGSYFPGGVNLDLMEKALLEKEVAGPWSDLLQLLLANIFKFQAEEEDEIHADAANLTDDKNIDHGVSSMAEAVKLATIASSWCQTHHGCQLAELTLDYVTLSEILRQHLLSSGGRISDVASKWRYSQRGGYTNHDDPVLLLRMKEAHILRTLGHMNVCEFELDDRLKVVSCLINQLLTFASIRDVIDERYDKLHQAKKELKLFLIAEQKKEKEEREKMKEREKEGKVEEEEQKPKKLTRGNYEDEKKKEEYENKLKELQMASRDDQMMLYLGSDRAHRRYWRFLSIPGLFVENDERWPGACLPEGTPYKPELQDESGDAMYAYLKKKFKDESSDKENSIKELKKSPKKVAFSDKNGLKSPRKDLSPKKEVKMDFNDIRQKLNVCTGDKNCPIHCATTGPQWSFYGLQENIDSVINALNKRGIREGELRQTLMQEATSLTTAISECPRHKLNPEVYMEPIKEPTNKNHRKNKYDNVNLAFPPGTDIEEVLELTLRDYILDLEDKIKVGCLGSLKVISREVWRTAINKCGYDKQCDKLVYGLNDTEADTASNLVLDKIKNENRMSRPGTPDSEISSSGVKTYRDPGRYLGPPSEDEPVPDPNQQISIKQLACAILQISHAIEPKYLKKPLGVDDKDKKPASEDIGRDRWEQSLMASTSWSQLFVHLSTLENSIAWARSALNAQCRICRKRRDAENMLLCDGCNKGHHLYCLKPKLNAVPEGDWFCTTCKPRETKPKEKSKRRKKFEDEVEEEAVLTKETRRNRAKRIPESEDEEAELPEDPDATTSLCSLCGNGGRVICCDGCPKVFHLECTEPPLKRVPRGKWLCHFCLRNRRTNSIHALGMLPARGRERERDRERVSAAAARSRIHGFAKSLLTTESTDWDESSVNSDDFEPVPQRQTRRSAKRVADASIDENKEDASTVKGCMATLQELLADITHHRDSWPFLSPVTKDEVPDYHDIISCPMDFGTIKYKLGKGDYQTLREFYSDCILVFDNCEKYNQDHSSVYNTIYRAGTRLLKYFEKRCKDLGLNYNEQEVREPDTKKQKSEPNGELKSGTEDEEEDENLKDNEEEDDVDEEDDDADEDDADEDDEEDYEESESDAS; from the exons ATGCCTCTACTACGCAAGAAGCTTTTTCACAAGTTGCACGTCTCCTCCGATTtccgcgacgacgacgaggttTTTCACTGCGAGGCGACCAACGAGATCTTCAAAGATTACAA TGAATTCTGTGAGCGGATTATTCTCTGCAACTCGCTCGTTTGGTCCTGTAGTATCACGGGGAAGCCGAATTTCACTTACCAAGAGGCATTGCTCAGCGAAGAAAATGCGCGAAAGAGTCTCAAGGAATTTCCCATGGAG TTGCGAATTCCGATCTTATATCTGGCGAGCAAAACAAACAGAACTTCGCTGAATGAAATGGTCGAGGATGTTTATCAATTCGCACGAGACAGATACTTTGTAGGAGAAATGGTCGAGGCCAGTTTTACCGAAGACTCCTGGTGCGAGTGTCACGTTCTACAGGTCATCGAGCCTACCAAGCAACAGATTAATTCTTACGCGAAAGACAATAACAG CATGCTGGAAAGACAGTATCAACCTCCGGCAAAATTATTTCGTTACGAAGTGGAGCAGTTTGATTGCGGAGGTGACACAGACGTTAGTCAGCTAATGATAGTTGAGGCTTCACAGGTGCGACGACGCAAACAACACTACAGTAGAGAAAGGAACAAGATATTTTTGCGACAACTTTGTGAGCAAGGAGAAAATGGCATATGGATGGTCAAG GAGAGTGTCTTACAAAAGTATGGTATCCATAAGACTCGATTCGACACGATATTTGCTGGACCCATGCCAGACTTTTCTCCACGCCTCAAAAAACCGGTTAAGCACAAGCAGGAGTCTATAGCAAAGTTTCTAACTCCAGATATATCAAAACACAGGGTCTTTGATAAGCCAgatccattaaaaaaaattaacgacagTGGAATGATCAGCAagaaatctaaaaaacaaaa AATGAATGGTAAATTTAAAGAAGATCTGAAAGCCAAAGCTCTGGAAGAAAAAGCTCGTCTGAAAGAAGCAAGGCTTGAAGAACGAGGTCgtaagaaggaagaaaaacaaaagcttGCAGCTTATATGAAGGAGTGGAATAAACCCAGAGAAGATTTAGAATGTGAAGATCTCCGACAAATTCCGGATCCGACCCCCGTCAAATGTTTCATCCCTAATGACAAATTTGGCGACTTTGTCATGATACTGGAATTTCTGCAATATTTCTACGAAGAGTTAGAAGTGGGCAGTTATTTTCCAGGTGGAGTGAACTTGGACTTGATGGAGAAAGCTCTGTTGGAGAAAGAAGTTGCAGGACCTTGGAGTGATCTCTTGCAACTCTTgcttgcaaatattttcaaatttcaagccGAGGAAGAAGATGAAATCCATGCGGACGCTGCTAATCTGActgacgataaaaatatagATCACGGGGTTTCATCTATGGCTGAAGCTGTCAAATTAGCCACAATAGCTTCATCTTGGTGTCAAACTCACCATGGATGCCAACTGGCCGAGCTAACTTTAGACTACGTCACATTAAGTGAAATTCTGCGACAGCATCTCTTGAGTTCTGGCGGCAGGATAAGCGATGTAGCATCTAAGTGGCGCTATTCCCAAAGGG GTGGCTATACAAATCATGACGATCCAGTACTGCTCTTGAGAATGAAGGAGGCGCATATACTTCGAACTCTGGGTCAcatgaatgtctgcgaattcGAGTTGGACGATCGACTAAAGGTTGTCAGTTGTTTGATTAATCAATTGCTTACGTTTGCATCTATTCGCGACGTGATTGATGAAAGATACGACAAACTGCATCAAGCAAAGAAGGAACTCAAGTTATTCCTGATAGCTgagcaaaagaaagaaaaggaagagagggagaaaatgaaggagagagaaaaagagggaaaagTAGAGGAAGAGGAGCAGAAacctaaaaaattaacgagAGGGAATTACGaggacgaaaaaaagaaggaggaaTACGAAAACAAGTTGAAAGAACTACAGATGGCATCTCGAGACGATCAAATGATGCTTTATCTAGGTTCGGATAGGGCACACAGGAGATACTGGAGGTTCCTATCTATACCAG GTTTATTTGTGGAGAATGATGAAAGATGGCCGGGTGCTTGTCTCCCCGAGGGTACTCCGTACAAACCGGAGCTTCAAGACGAGTCCGGAGACGCGATGTATGCGTATCTGAAGAAGAAGTTTAAAGACGAATCCAGCGACAAGGAAAACAGTATTAAGGAGCTGAAGAAGTCTCCAAAAAAAGTTGCCTTTTCTGATAAAAACGGATTAAAATCACCGAGAAAAGATCTTAGTCCTAAGAAAGAAGTAAAGATGGATTTCAATGATATTAGGCAAAAGTTGAACGTGTGTACGGGAGATAAAAATTGCCCCATTCATTGTGCCACGACTGGACCGCAGTGGAGTTTTTACGGCTTGCAAGAAAATATCGATAGCGTAATTAATGCCTTGAATAAGAGGGGAATCAGAGAAGGTGAACTCAGACAGACTTTGATGCAAGAAGCAACGAGCCTAACGACAGCCATTTCCGAATGTCCCCGACACAAGTTGAATCCCGAAGTG TATATGGAGCCGATAAAAGAGCCGACAAATAAGAATCACAGGAAAAATAAGTATGACAACGTTAATCTGGCTTTCCCACCTGGTACTGACATTGAAGAGGTTCTAGAATTAACGTTACGGGACTATATACTTGACCTAGAGGACAAAATCAAAGTCGGATGTCTGGGATCCCTGAAAGTCATCAGCCGAGAGGTGTGGAGAACGGCGATAAATAAGTGTGGCTACGATAAACAGTGCGACAAGTTGGTCTATGGATTGAACGACACTGAGGCGGATACCGCGTCGAATCTTGTTCtggataaaataaagaatgagAACAGGATGAGCAGACCTGGGACCCCGGATTCTGAAATCAGTAGCAGCGGTGTTAAAACTTATCGGGATCCGGGAAGATATCTAGGACCGCCGTCCGAAGACGAACCTGTACCAGATCCAAATCAGCAAATCTCAATCAAACAATTAGCATGCGCTATCTTACAAATATCGCACGCGATTGAACCGAAGTATCTTAAAAAACCATTGGGTGTAGATGATAAGGACAAGAAACCAGCTAGCGAGGACATAGGCAGAGATAGGTGGGAACAATCACTGATGGCTTCGACGAGTTGGTCCCAGTTGTTTGTACATTTGAGCACCTTGGAGAATAGCATTGCATGGGCCAGAAGTGCTTTGAATGCGCAATGTCGTATCTGCAGAAAGCGCAGGGATGCCGAGAACATGCTACTCTGCGACGGATGCAACAAAGGGCACCATTTATACTGCCTCAAACCCAAACTCAAT GCGGTACCAGAGGGAGATTGGTTCTGCACGACATGTAAACCCCGAGAGACAAAACCCAAGGAAAAGTCGAAGCggagaaagaaatttgaagacGAGGTGGAAGAGGAGGCGGTTCTCACCAAGGAGACACGGCGTAATCGTGCCAAAAGAATTCCCGAAAGTGAGGACGAGGAAGCCGAGTTACCGGAGGATCC AGACGCGACGACGAGCCTTTGCTCATTGTGCGGAAACGGAGGAAGGGTGATATGCTGTGATGGATGTCCGAAAGTATTTCATTTGGAATGTACCGAGCCACCGTTGAAAAGAGTACCTCGTGGCAAATGGCTGTGTCATTTCTGTTTGAGGAATAGGAGAACCAACTCTATACACG CTTTGGGTATGTTGCCAGCGAGAGGGcgcgagagggagagagacagagaaagagtGAGTGCAGCTGCTGCTCGTTCGCGTATCCACGGCTTCGCCAAGAGTCTTCTGACTACCGAATCCACAGACTGGGACG AGAGCAGTGTAAATTCAGATGACTTTGAACCGGTACCTCAACGGCAAACAAGGAGATCCGCCAAGCGTGTAGCTGATGCATCGATTGACGAGAATAAAGAAGATGCCAGCACTGTAAAAGGTTGTATGGCAACTTTGCAAGAATTATTGGCGGATATCACGCACCACAGAGATTCTTGGCCCTTCCTTTCTCCCGTTACAAAAGATGAGGTTCCCGACTACCACGACATCATATCGTGTCCAATGGATTTTGGGACCATAAAGTACAAGCTTGGAAAAGGAGATTATCAAACGCTTAGAGAATTTTACAGCGATTGTATTCTTGTATTTGATAACTGTGAGAAATACAACCAAGATCACAGTTCGGTTTACAA TACCATTTACAGAGCTGGGACGAGATTGTtgaaatactttgaaaaaagatgcAAAGACTTGGGTTTGAACTACAATGAACAAGAAGTAAGGGAACCAGATACAAAAAAGCAGAAAAGTGAACCAAATGGTGAGCTGAAAAGCGGTACCGAAGATGAGGAGGAAGATGAGAACTTGAAGGACAATGAGGAGGAAGACGATGTCGACGAAGAGGATGATGATGCAGATGAAGATGATGCAGATGAAGATGATGAAGAGGATTATGAAGAATCAGAGTCGGACGCAAGTTAA
- the LOC124413793 gene encoding bromodomain adjacent to zinc finger domain protein 1A isoform X5 has protein sequence MPLLRKKLFHKLHVSSDFRDDDEVFHCEATNEIFKDYNEFCERIILCNSLVWSCSITGKPNFTYQEALLSEENARKSLKEFPMELRIPILYLASKTNRTSLNEMVEDVYQFARDRYFVGEMVEASFTEDSWCECHVLQVIEPTKQQINSYAKDNNRSMLERQYQPPAKLFRYEVEQFDCGGDTDVSQLMIVEASQVRRRKQHYSRERNKIFLRQLCEQGENGIWMVKESVLQKYGIHKTRFDTIFAGPMPDFSPRLKKPVKHKQESIAKFLTPDISKHRVFDKPDPLKKINDSGMISKKSKKQKMNGKFKEDLKAKALEEKARLKEARLEERGRKKEEKQKLAAYMKEWNKPREDLECEDLRQIPDPTPVKCFIPNDKFGDFVMILEFLQYFYEELEVGSYFPGGVNLDLMEKALLEKEVAGPWSDLLQLLLANIFKFQAEEEDEIHADAANLTDDKNIDHGVSSMAEAVKLATIASSWCQTHHGCQLAELTLDYVTLSEILRQHLLSSGGRISDVASKWRYSQRGGYTNHDDPVLLLRMKEAHILRTLGHMNVCEFELDDRLKVVSCLINQLLTFASIRDVIDERYDKLHQAKKELKLFLIAEQKKEKEEREKMKEREKEGKVEEEEQKPKKLTRGNYEDEKKKEEYENKLKELQMASRDDQMMLYLGSDRAHRRYWRFLSIPGLFVENDERWPGACLPEGTPYKPELQDESGDAMYAYLKKKFKDESSDKENSIKELKKSPKKVAFSDKNGLKSPRKDLSPKKEVKMDFNDIRQKLNVCTGDKNCPIHCATTGPQWSFYGLQENIDSVINALNKRGIREGELRQTLMQEATSLTTAISECPRHKLNPEVYMEPIKEPTNKNHRKNKYDNVNLAFPPGTDIEEVLELTLRDYILDLEDKIKVGCLGSLKVISREVWRTAINKCGYDKQCDKLVYGLNDTEADTASNLVLDKIKNENRMSRPGTPDSEISSSGVKTYRDPGRYLGPPSEDEPVPDPNQQISIKQLACAILQISHAIEPKYLKKPLGVDDKDKKPASEDIGRDRWEQSLMASTSWSQLFVHLSTLENSIAWARSALNAQCRICRKRRDAENMLLCDGCNKGHHLYCLKPKLNAVPEGDWFCTTCKPRETKPKEKSKRRKKFEDEVEEEAVLTKETRRNRAKRIPESEDEEAELPEDPDATTSLCSLCGNGGRVICCDGCPKVFHLECTEPPLKRVPRGKWLCHFCLRNRRTNSIHESSVNSDDFEPVPQRQTRRSAKRVADASIDENKEDASTVKGCMATLQELLADITHHRDSWPFLSPVTKDEVPDYHDIISCPMDFGTIKYKLGKGDYQTLREFYSDCILVFDNCEKYNQDHSSVYNTIYRAGTRLLKYFEKRCKDLGLNYNEQEVREPDTKKQKSEPNGELKSGTEDEEEDENLKDNEEEDDVDEEDDDADEDDADEDDEEDYEESESDAS, from the exons ATGCCTCTACTACGCAAGAAGCTTTTTCACAAGTTGCACGTCTCCTCCGATTtccgcgacgacgacgaggttTTTCACTGCGAGGCGACCAACGAGATCTTCAAAGATTACAA TGAATTCTGTGAGCGGATTATTCTCTGCAACTCGCTCGTTTGGTCCTGTAGTATCACGGGGAAGCCGAATTTCACTTACCAAGAGGCATTGCTCAGCGAAGAAAATGCGCGAAAGAGTCTCAAGGAATTTCCCATGGAG TTGCGAATTCCGATCTTATATCTGGCGAGCAAAACAAACAGAACTTCGCTGAATGAAATGGTCGAGGATGTTTATCAATTCGCACGAGACAGATACTTTGTAGGAGAAATGGTCGAGGCCAGTTTTACCGAAGACTCCTGGTGCGAGTGTCACGTTCTACAGGTCATCGAGCCTACCAAGCAACAGATTAATTCTTACGCGAAAGACAATAACAG AAGCATGCTGGAAAGACAGTATCAACCTCCGGCAAAATTATTTCGTTACGAAGTGGAGCAGTTTGATTGCGGAGGTGACACAGACGTTAGTCAGCTAATGATAGTTGAGGCTTCACAGGTGCGACGACGCAAACAACACTACAGTAGAGAAAGGAACAAGATATTTTTGCGACAACTTTGTGAGCAAGGAGAAAATGGCATATGGATGGTCAAG GAGAGTGTCTTACAAAAGTATGGTATCCATAAGACTCGATTCGACACGATATTTGCTGGACCCATGCCAGACTTTTCTCCACGCCTCAAAAAACCGGTTAAGCACAAGCAGGAGTCTATAGCAAAGTTTCTAACTCCAGATATATCAAAACACAGGGTCTTTGATAAGCCAgatccattaaaaaaaattaacgacagTGGAATGATCAGCAagaaatctaaaaaacaaaa AATGAATGGTAAATTTAAAGAAGATCTGAAAGCCAAAGCTCTGGAAGAAAAAGCTCGTCTGAAAGAAGCAAGGCTTGAAGAACGAGGTCgtaagaaggaagaaaaacaaaagcttGCAGCTTATATGAAGGAGTGGAATAAACCCAGAGAAGATTTAGAATGTGAAGATCTCCGACAAATTCCGGATCCGACCCCCGTCAAATGTTTCATCCCTAATGACAAATTTGGCGACTTTGTCATGATACTGGAATTTCTGCAATATTTCTACGAAGAGTTAGAAGTGGGCAGTTATTTTCCAGGTGGAGTGAACTTGGACTTGATGGAGAAAGCTCTGTTGGAGAAAGAAGTTGCAGGACCTTGGAGTGATCTCTTGCAACTCTTgcttgcaaatattttcaaatttcaagccGAGGAAGAAGATGAAATCCATGCGGACGCTGCTAATCTGActgacgataaaaatatagATCACGGGGTTTCATCTATGGCTGAAGCTGTCAAATTAGCCACAATAGCTTCATCTTGGTGTCAAACTCACCATGGATGCCAACTGGCCGAGCTAACTTTAGACTACGTCACATTAAGTGAAATTCTGCGACAGCATCTCTTGAGTTCTGGCGGCAGGATAAGCGATGTAGCATCTAAGTGGCGCTATTCCCAAAGGG GTGGCTATACAAATCATGACGATCCAGTACTGCTCTTGAGAATGAAGGAGGCGCATATACTTCGAACTCTGGGTCAcatgaatgtctgcgaattcGAGTTGGACGATCGACTAAAGGTTGTCAGTTGTTTGATTAATCAATTGCTTACGTTTGCATCTATTCGCGACGTGATTGATGAAAGATACGACAAACTGCATCAAGCAAAGAAGGAACTCAAGTTATTCCTGATAGCTgagcaaaagaaagaaaaggaagagagggagaaaatgaaggagagagaaaaagagggaaaagTAGAGGAAGAGGAGCAGAAacctaaaaaattaacgagAGGGAATTACGaggacgaaaaaaagaaggaggaaTACGAAAACAAGTTGAAAGAACTACAGATGGCATCTCGAGACGATCAAATGATGCTTTATCTAGGTTCGGATAGGGCACACAGGAGATACTGGAGGTTCCTATCTATACCAG GTTTATTTGTGGAGAATGATGAAAGATGGCCGGGTGCTTGTCTCCCCGAGGGTACTCCGTACAAACCGGAGCTTCAAGACGAGTCCGGAGACGCGATGTATGCGTATCTGAAGAAGAAGTTTAAAGACGAATCCAGCGACAAGGAAAACAGTATTAAGGAGCTGAAGAAGTCTCCAAAAAAAGTTGCCTTTTCTGATAAAAACGGATTAAAATCACCGAGAAAAGATCTTAGTCCTAAGAAAGAAGTAAAGATGGATTTCAATGATATTAGGCAAAAGTTGAACGTGTGTACGGGAGATAAAAATTGCCCCATTCATTGTGCCACGACTGGACCGCAGTGGAGTTTTTACGGCTTGCAAGAAAATATCGATAGCGTAATTAATGCCTTGAATAAGAGGGGAATCAGAGAAGGTGAACTCAGACAGACTTTGATGCAAGAAGCAACGAGCCTAACGACAGCCATTTCCGAATGTCCCCGACACAAGTTGAATCCCGAAGTG TATATGGAGCCGATAAAAGAGCCGACAAATAAGAATCACAGGAAAAATAAGTATGACAACGTTAATCTGGCTTTCCCACCTGGTACTGACATTGAAGAGGTTCTAGAATTAACGTTACGGGACTATATACTTGACCTAGAGGACAAAATCAAAGTCGGATGTCTGGGATCCCTGAAAGTCATCAGCCGAGAGGTGTGGAGAACGGCGATAAATAAGTGTGGCTACGATAAACAGTGCGACAAGTTGGTCTATGGATTGAACGACACTGAGGCGGATACCGCGTCGAATCTTGTTCtggataaaataaagaatgagAACAGGATGAGCAGACCTGGGACCCCGGATTCTGAAATCAGTAGCAGCGGTGTTAAAACTTATCGGGATCCGGGAAGATATCTAGGACCGCCGTCCGAAGACGAACCTGTACCAGATCCAAATCAGCAAATCTCAATCAAACAATTAGCATGCGCTATCTTACAAATATCGCACGCGATTGAACCGAAGTATCTTAAAAAACCATTGGGTGTAGATGATAAGGACAAGAAACCAGCTAGCGAGGACATAGGCAGAGATAGGTGGGAACAATCACTGATGGCTTCGACGAGTTGGTCCCAGTTGTTTGTACATTTGAGCACCTTGGAGAATAGCATTGCATGGGCCAGAAGTGCTTTGAATGCGCAATGTCGTATCTGCAGAAAGCGCAGGGATGCCGAGAACATGCTACTCTGCGACGGATGCAACAAAGGGCACCATTTATACTGCCTCAAACCCAAACTCAAT GCGGTACCAGAGGGAGATTGGTTCTGCACGACATGTAAACCCCGAGAGACAAAACCCAAGGAAAAGTCGAAGCggagaaagaaatttgaagacGAGGTGGAAGAGGAGGCGGTTCTCACCAAGGAGACACGGCGTAATCGTGCCAAAAGAATTCCCGAAAGTGAGGACGAGGAAGCCGAGTTACCGGAGGATCC AGACGCGACGACGAGCCTTTGCTCATTGTGCGGAAACGGAGGAAGGGTGATATGCTGTGATGGATGTCCGAAAGTATTTCATTTGGAATGTACCGAGCCACCGTTGAAAAGAGTACCTCGTGGCAAATGGCTGTGTCATTTCTGTTTGAGGAATAGGAGAACCAACTCTATACACG AGAGCAGTGTAAATTCAGATGACTTTGAACCGGTACCTCAACGGCAAACAAGGAGATCCGCCAAGCGTGTAGCTGATGCATCGATTGACGAGAATAAAGAAGATGCCAGCACTGTAAAAGGTTGTATGGCAACTTTGCAAGAATTATTGGCGGATATCACGCACCACAGAGATTCTTGGCCCTTCCTTTCTCCCGTTACAAAAGATGAGGTTCCCGACTACCACGACATCATATCGTGTCCAATGGATTTTGGGACCATAAAGTACAAGCTTGGAAAAGGAGATTATCAAACGCTTAGAGAATTTTACAGCGATTGTATTCTTGTATTTGATAACTGTGAGAAATACAACCAAGATCACAGTTCGGTTTACAA TACCATTTACAGAGCTGGGACGAGATTGTtgaaatactttgaaaaaagatgcAAAGACTTGGGTTTGAACTACAATGAACAAGAAGTAAGGGAACCAGATACAAAAAAGCAGAAAAGTGAACCAAATGGTGAGCTGAAAAGCGGTACCGAAGATGAGGAGGAAGATGAGAACTTGAAGGACAATGAGGAGGAAGACGATGTCGACGAAGAGGATGATGATGCAGATGAAGATGATGCAGATGAAGATGATGAAGAGGATTATGAAGAATCAGAGTCGGACGCAAGTTAA